The following proteins come from a genomic window of Candidozyma auris chromosome 4, complete sequence:
- a CDS encoding serine C-palmitoyltransferase LCB1 has protein sequence MSTIETVTSTTTAIPPTAELLEAAFRKYVLRYLNLLDRVPGGAVLLRYIKSSYRDDPIRSLIEFSLVIFAATYFFSSKKKENRRDLLTLSKREIDELIEDWQPAPLVEPVTEAEKWRLEDMVVKGENSSHISIVQHPEIPSAVNLAGTDFLNLNADQRMKDAARQTINSAGVGACGPPNFYGTQDAHVRLEEDLARYLNTESAILYGQDLVTAGSVIPAFLKRGDLAVVDSGVNQAIQKALIVSRCDIVWYKHNDIDHLEQVLGELQGVLANQKPLRRRFIITEGLFAYSGELAKLPAIVALKNKYKYRLFLDETLSIGTIGKLGRGVCEHFDIDRDEISITIGSLANAFSSSGGFCAGVEPMIHHQRINSNAYVFSAALPPYSARVGSEAIKLISEDVTGDGESRLLQVLHQLLRQAYDKLTDNLKDSKYFEVKSSRWSPIIHLGFKDEYRNVLELPEVYGNNVLLTTGKPSKKQNPFNVKYTLECYILQKIINATLSKDHVLLNRTRIVYEQENLPVLSPRLLIHLNIGVTWEELSAVLDDLPSVMNAICKEVESPADLDRLYNEMISQ, from the coding sequence ATGTCAACTATTGAAACCGTCACCTCCACGACAACGGCGATACCGCCCACGGCggagttgttggaggctGCCTTTAGAAAATATGTTCTTCGCTATTTGAACTTATTGGACCGGGTCCCGGGAGGAGCGGTTCTTTTGCGCTACATCAAGTCGTCCTACAGAGACGACCCAATTCGGTCGTTAATTGAGTTTtcgttggtgattttcGCCGCCACTTactttttctcttcgaagaagaaagaaaacagaAGGGAtttgttgaccttgtcgAAGCGGGAAATcgatgagctcattgaggaCTGGCAGCCTGCCCCGTTGGTAGAGCCAGTAACAGAAGCTGAGAAATGGAGACTTGAGGATATGGTTGTCAAGGGAGAGAATTCCTCTCACATTAGCATCGTGCAGCACCCTGAGATTCCCCTGGCGGTGAACTTGGCCGGTACAGATTTTCTCAACCTTAACGCTGATCAAAGAATGAAGGACGCCGCCAGACAGACCATCAACTCCGCTGGTGTGGGCGCCTGTGGGCCACCAAACTTCTACGGTACTCAAGATGCTCATGTGCGTTTGGAGGAGGACTTGGCCCGCTACTTGAACACAGAGAGCGCCATTCTCTATGGTCAGGATCTTGTCACTGCTGGATCTGTCATTCCTGCTTTCTTAAAAAGGGGTGACTTGGCCGTCGTGGACAGCGGTGTCAACCAGGCAATTCAAAAAGCCTTGATTGTCAGCAGATGCGATATTGTGTGGTATAAGCACAATGATATTGATCATTTGGAGCAAGTTTTGGGCGAACTCCAAGGTGTTTTGGCGAACCAGAAGCCATTGCGTAGGAGATTCATCATTACGGAAGGTTTGTTCGCCTACTCTGGTGAGCTTGCCAAGTTGCCTGCCATCGTcgctttgaagaacaagtacaAATACAGATTGTTCTTGGACGAGACCTTGTCTATCGGTACCATTGGCAAGTTGGGCAGAGGTGTTTGTGAGCATTTCGATATCGACAGAGACGAGATTTCCATCACCATTGGCTCATTGGCAAAcgctttctcttcttctggagGATTCTGTGCGGGAGTAGAACCAATGAttcaccaccaaagaatCAACTCCAACGCCTACGTCTTCAGTGCTGCGCTACCACCTTACTCTGCTAGAGTTGGCTCAGAGGCCATAAAGTTGATCTCTGAGGATGTTACCGGTGACGGCGAGTCAAGGCTTCTTCAGGTGTTGCATCAACTCCTTAGACAAGCATACGATAAGTTGACGGATAACTTAAAAGATTCCAAGTATTTTGAAGTCAAGTCAAGCAGGTGGAGTCCTATCATCCATTTGGGTTTCAAAGATGAGTACCGCAATGTTCTAGAGCTCCCTGAGGTATACGGAAACAATGTGTTATTGACCACGGGCAAGCCTTCGAAAAAACAGAACCCATTCAACGTCAAGTACACGTTAGAATGTtatattcttcaaaaaattatCAACGCAACACTCTCTAAGGACCACGTTTTGCTCAACAGGACAAGAATCGTCTATGAACAAGAGAATCTTCCCGTTTTGAGCCCCAGATTGTTGATCCACCTCAACATCGGCGTCACTTGGGAAGAGTTAAGTGCTGTTCTTGACGACTTGCCCTCTGTTATGAATGCTATTTGCAAAGAGGTCGAGCTGCCCGCTGACTTAGACAGGCTCTACAATGAGATGATCAGCCAGTAA
- a CDS encoding mitochondrial pyruvate carrier, which translates to MASAAGHASKFQRFLNAETGPKTVHFWAPVFKWSLVIAGLNDIQRPVEKLSGTQQLALFATGAIWTRWAGFAIRPRNYLLASVNFFLGGVAGYQLTRIVNYRRAQGDNASQVFHYIFNGSAANAEPVKTEPVQQ; encoded by the coding sequence ATGGCCTCTGCTGCTGGACACGCATCTAAATTTCAACGTTTTCTCAACGCAGAGACCGGACCGAAAACTGTGCATTTCTGGGCACCTGTGTTTAAATGGAGTTTAGTTATTGCCGGTCTCAATGACATTCAAAGACCCGTCGAGAAGTTGTCGGGAACACAACAATTGGCACTTTTCGCCACCGGTGCCATCTGGACGAGATGGGCTGGCTTCGCCATCAGACCCAGAAACTATCTTTTGGCATCTGTAAATTTCTTCCTTGGTGGTGTTGCAGGCTATCAGCTCACAAGGATTGTCAACTATAGAAGAGCACAGGGCGACAACGCCAGCCAGGTGTTCCACTATATTTTCAACGGGCTGGCTGCCAATGCCGAGCCGGTTAAGACGGAACCTGTCCAGCAATAA
- the CDC23 gene encoding anaphase promoting complex subunit CDC23 — MPTEVHKLRHDLYQAAILLDDLCLYNAAKWATEALVGLASTEEEFEYTHPTLSTQQKRDRFQFMLAKNYFNNKEFSRAAYTLRNCVSGDALFLRLYSMFISIDKKATEDNDGSVNSFHKQSMLKAQESFSDESDQEHRQETLEELNSTLGKIVAKVDSYHEKAGEENAHLHFLAGLTYNKKKKHQLAQQSLFCSVKLFPYNWSCWQELIATFSTFEEAHKFVTHVKKKEPTLAGHVMFTLFEVVLLQEFYQQSAMFTEKFTSLVELFPDFVFLKIQKFLVAYHGLDYFQAEQMFDEILAKDPVRLDDLDTYSNMLYVMENKSKLAYLAHHATQIDNYRSETCCIVANYHSMKGEHEKAVMYFRRALLLNKLCLSAWTLMGHEFVELKNSHAAIESYRRAVDINAKDFRAWYGLGQAYEVLDMHLYALYYYQRATNLQPMDKRMWQAIGNCYEKIDKLEEAVRSFEKALSIDSLNEINTEEGEPQVSVEPHICYKLATISEKLGRSKETYKYMRMCLEQEFDWGLSDETSKARLWLARHALESHRYNEAYDLARESNFDNAHDVEEARAIAKDARERMTY; from the coding sequence ATGCCCACAGAAGTACATAAACTACGTCATGACCTCTACCAGGCGGCTATTCTACTAGATGATTTGTGCTTGTATAATGCGGCCAAATGGGCTACGGAAGCGCTTGTTGGGTTGGCATCTACGGAGGAGGAGTTCGAGTATACGCATCCAACGCTATCAACACAGCAGAAACGGGACCGATTCCAGTTTATGCTAGCGAAAaactacttcaacaacaaagaGTTCTCGCGTGCGGCTTACACGCTTCGGAATTGCGTATCTGGAGACGCTCTTTTCTTGCGCTTGTACTCAATGTTCATCAGTATAGACAAGAAAGCGACGGAGGACAATGATGGGTCTGTGAATTCGTTCCACAAGCAAAGCATGCTCAAAGCGCAAGAAAGCTTTTCGGATGAAAGTGACCAGGAGCATCGGCAAGAGACTTTGGAAGAGCTCAACAGCACCTTGGGGAAGATTGTTGCCAAAGTTGATCTGTATCATGAGAAAGCTGGCGAAGAGAATGCCCACTTACATTTTTTGGCAGGTCTCACgtacaacaagaagaagaaacacCAGTTGGCTCAGCAACTGCTATTTTGCTCGGTGAAGTTATTCCCGTACAATTGGAGCTGTTGGCAGGAGCTTATTGCTACATTCTCCACATTTGAGGAGGCCCACAAATTTGTCACGcatgtcaagaagaaggaaccAACATTAGCAGGGCATGTTATGTTCACCCTCTTCGAGGTGGTACTTTTGCAGGAGTTTTATCAGCAGCTGGCAATGTTCACGGAGAAATTCACCAGCTTGGTCGAGCTCTTCCCTGACTTTGTTTTCCTCAAGATACAAAAATTCTTGGTAGCATATCATGGGCTTGATTACTTTCAGGCAGAGCAAATGTTTGATGAGATCTTGGCGAAAGATCCGGTACGTCTTGATGACTTAGATACATACTCCAACATGCTATATGTTATGGAAAACAAGTCCAAGCTAGCGTACCTTGCCCACCATGCCACCCAGATTGATAACTACCGTTCAGAGACGTGTTGCATCGTTGCAAACTACCACTCCATGAAAGGTGAACACGAAAAGGCAGTGATGTATTTTAGAAGGGCTCTCCTACTTAATAAACTTTGTCTTAGTGCATGGACATTGATGGGCCACGAGTTCGTGGAGCTCAAGAACTCGCATGCGGCAATAGAGTCCTACAGAAGGGCTGTCGATATCAATGCCAAAGACTTCAGAGCCTGGTATGGTTTGGGACAGGCATATGAAGTGTTGGATATGCACTTGTATGCACTTTACTATTACCAACGAGCGACGAACTTGCAACCCATGGATAAACGTATGTGGCAGGCCATTGGGAACTGCTACGAGAAGATTGACaagttggaagaagctgtgCGTTCGTTTGAAAAAGCCTTGTCTATTGATAGTCTCAACGAGATTAACACAGAGGAAGGAGAGCCTCAAGTTAGTGTGGAACCTCATATTTGTTACAAGCTTGCCACCATATCAGAAAAACTTGGTCGCTCGAAGGAAACATACAAGTATATGCGCATGTGCTTGGAACAAGAGTTCGACTGGGGTCTCAGTGACGAAACGTCGAAAGCCAGATTATGGCTTGCAAGACATGCGTTGGAGAGTCATAGGTACAATGAGGCATATGATCTTGCCAGGGAATCTAACTTTGATAACGCTCACGATGTGGAAGAGGCAAGAGCTATAGCGAAGGATGCCAGGGAGAGAATGACGTATTAA